A section of the Longibacter salinarum genome encodes:
- a CDS encoding L,D-transpeptidase, with product MSPTFSRSIGTHGCVRVLVCLVLLACVPRVAVAQNLVDQVKVAQLLEQERQALDALPEVYYDYHVFGDDEANTVRARHRLYEDLGQGDIAWGRMRARTVALLNRVALESVALGDTLVVPTRFEIDFRAYAPFPRYYPGGRAIDKVLVLHKDVQGWAAYKYGKLERWGIANTGALETPTPNGRFNINWKAEKRLSSESPADEEWWMYSVMNIHHQRGIHLHQYAMPTGAPTSHGCVRLVNSDAEWLYAWTDAWTTTEGREGIASARGQLIHQGTMVLILGEEDTGNPRPFRFERRYPVLERVELPPVPCNVPPGSPQQKRRACGAE from the coding sequence ATGAGCCCCACGTTTTCTCGTTCGATCGGTACGCATGGCTGTGTTCGCGTTCTTGTTTGTCTTGTTCTGCTGGCGTGCGTGCCGCGTGTCGCCGTCGCTCAAAACCTGGTCGATCAGGTGAAGGTCGCCCAGTTGCTGGAGCAGGAGCGACAGGCGCTCGATGCGTTGCCAGAAGTGTACTATGACTACCACGTCTTCGGCGATGACGAAGCCAATACGGTTCGGGCGCGGCACCGCCTGTACGAGGATCTGGGGCAGGGCGACATCGCCTGGGGACGGATGCGCGCCCGAACGGTCGCGCTATTGAACCGCGTCGCGCTCGAGAGCGTGGCTCTCGGCGACACGCTCGTCGTGCCGACCCGCTTCGAGATCGACTTTCGTGCGTACGCGCCCTTTCCGCGCTACTATCCCGGCGGACGCGCGATCGACAAGGTGCTCGTTCTACATAAAGACGTGCAAGGGTGGGCCGCGTACAAGTACGGAAAGCTCGAGCGCTGGGGGATCGCGAATACGGGGGCTCTGGAGACGCCCACGCCGAACGGCCGGTTTAACATCAATTGGAAGGCAGAGAAACGCCTCTCTTCCGAAAGCCCAGCGGACGAGGAGTGGTGGATGTACTCCGTGATGAATATCCATCACCAGCGCGGCATTCACCTGCACCAGTACGCCATGCCGACTGGCGCTCCGACGAGCCACGGCTGCGTGCGCCTCGTCAACAGCGATGCCGAGTGGCTCTACGCGTGGACGGACGCGTGGACGACGACCGAGGGCCGCGAGGGCATCGCCTCCGCGCGCGGCCAGCTCATCCATCAGGGAACGATGGTGCTCATCCTGGGCGAGGAAGACACCGGCAACCCCCGGCCGTTCCGCTTCGAACGGCGCTACCCCGTCCTGGAGCGCGTGGAGCTGCCACCCGTTCCCTGCAATGTGCCGCCGGGGAGCCCACAGCAAAAGCGCCGGGCCTGCGGGGCGGAATAG
- a CDS encoding T9SS type A sorting domain-containing protein, whose amino-acid sequence MPPGFPAVVRHRLAYLLALLLFLSVLSPRAAEAQPVQEAILRASSDDVSTDFGEDVALDQGRMVVGVKRDSGPDSEIPAAGAAYVYERQPDGTWLETSILRASNAGPVDQFGSSVDISGDRIVVGAPNEDGAGTTAGAAYVYERQANGSWIETAILRASNAGDGDSFGLSASISGERVVVGAQYEDGPDPLTLTGAAYVFERQSDGTWQETEVLRSSDPDDDEQFGQSVELNGTRLVVSAPEKKSPDDRTWGVGAVYVYERQPNGTWQEKELLRAPDAQSYDRFGGAVSIDDDWLIVGSNARDIQDPRVFAAGAVYVFQRQTDDSWQLTEQLRASNAEEYDRFGSSVTIDGDRLAVGAPLEDGLNNENGAGSNTGAAYIFERHPDDTWKETGVVRGVDPLDYDDFGRSVSIHGDLLAVGQPRDIYSTYADESAYVFNFDPNIEPTVATPLTDQSAIEDDPPIEIDLSGRFTDPETPNADLELSLASNDNETLVDASVNNEQRQLTLTLQPNESGTATITVQAKDEATATATSSFVLTVTEVPDLSITDGSSAGLSLTPNIDPGTDDNLLGLLKLSASTDGVSLEGVTISNSAVGTAGMTGATLYASADPSLDPTTDDELVVLSIDETDAPATFDFSGFTTDLTSTATYLLVAVDVQPDAPDTPIALTLADKSALAFTGGEITSLNGSAATSFNDLPLSVDATSLPVELAGLSAQATETGVTIEWQTLSETGNDRFEIERRILTDAPSVSEDATNSRSASTDWVQVGTVGGAGTTTTAQRYGFDDTSLPYDATTLSYRLKQVDVDGTSAYSSAIQVRRAEATSLKLLGTFPNPAQGQATARLNVPDDVANARLVLYDLLGRQVQALPISSVGRQKVQLRTNDLAPGTYFLRLTGNGQVRTKRLTVVR is encoded by the coding sequence ATGCCCCCCGGATTCCCTGCCGTCGTACGGCACCGACTCGCATACCTGCTTGCTCTTCTGCTTTTTCTGTCTGTCCTTTCTCCCCGCGCGGCCGAAGCTCAACCCGTCCAGGAAGCGATTCTGCGAGCCTCTAGTGACGATGTAAGCACCGACTTTGGAGAGGACGTCGCGTTAGACCAGGGTCGGATGGTCGTCGGCGTGAAAAGAGATAGTGGACCGGATAGCGAAATCCCCGCTGCCGGGGCGGCGTACGTATACGAACGGCAACCGGACGGCACCTGGCTAGAAACGAGTATCCTGCGTGCTTCCAATGCGGGTCCAGTCGACCAATTTGGCTCGTCTGTGGATATAAGCGGCGACCGGATCGTCGTAGGTGCGCCGAATGAAGACGGAGCAGGTACCACTGCCGGAGCCGCGTACGTATACGAACGTCAGGCGAATGGTAGCTGGATCGAAACCGCTATCCTTCGTGCCTCAAATGCCGGCGATGGGGACTCCTTCGGGTTGTCGGCGTCCATCTCCGGCGAGCGAGTTGTTGTTGGGGCTCAGTATGAGGACGGACCGGATCCTCTTACCCTTACGGGGGCAGCATACGTATTCGAACGGCAATCAGATGGCACGTGGCAGGAAACAGAGGTCCTGCGATCGTCGGATCCCGATGACGATGAACAGTTTGGGCAATCGGTGGAGCTGAACGGAACCCGACTCGTCGTCAGCGCCCCGGAAAAGAAGTCCCCAGACGACCGTACCTGGGGGGTCGGAGCGGTTTACGTCTATGAGCGACAGCCGAACGGCACGTGGCAAGAAAAAGAACTCCTGCGGGCCCCCGATGCCCAAAGTTACGATAGATTCGGAGGGGCCGTCTCGATCGATGATGACTGGCTCATTGTCGGATCTAACGCTAGAGACATTCAGGATCCCAGAGTCTTCGCTGCTGGCGCTGTGTACGTGTTTCAACGTCAGACGGACGACAGCTGGCAGCTAACCGAACAACTTCGAGCCTCGAACGCTGAAGAATATGATCGTTTCGGCTCGTCCGTGACCATCGATGGAGACCGCCTGGCCGTGGGCGCCCCGTTAGAGGATGGTCTGAACAACGAAAATGGGGCAGGATCGAATACCGGCGCAGCATATATCTTTGAACGACATCCGGACGATACCTGGAAGGAAACCGGCGTCGTACGGGGAGTTGACCCTCTAGATTATGACGATTTTGGACGATCGGTGTCAATACATGGTGACCTGCTGGCCGTCGGGCAACCAAGAGATATCTATTCTACTTATGCGGATGAATCGGCTTACGTCTTCAACTTTGATCCGAACATCGAACCGACCGTCGCCACACCATTAACGGACCAGTCGGCAATCGAAGACGACCCGCCCATCGAGATCGACCTGTCCGGTAGATTCACCGATCCGGAAACCCCGAATGCGGACCTCGAATTGTCGCTCGCATCCAACGACAATGAGACCCTCGTCGATGCTTCCGTCAACAACGAACAACGACAGCTCACTCTCACCCTGCAGCCAAACGAGAGCGGAACCGCTACGATCACGGTGCAAGCCAAAGACGAAGCCACGGCGACGGCGACGTCCTCGTTCGTCCTGACCGTCACGGAAGTACCGGATCTTTCAATCACTGATGGATCGAGTGCAGGACTCAGTCTCACCCCCAACATCGACCCAGGCACAGACGACAATCTCCTTGGCCTCCTCAAACTCAGCGCAAGTACGGACGGCGTTTCGCTTGAGGGCGTAACGATCAGCAACTCAGCGGTGGGCACCGCAGGCATGACGGGCGCCACGCTCTACGCATCGGCCGACCCCAGCCTCGATCCCACGACAGACGACGAATTGGTCGTCCTTTCGATCGATGAAACCGACGCCCCGGCGACGTTCGACTTTTCCGGGTTCACAACGGATCTGACAAGCACAGCTACGTACCTGCTCGTCGCGGTGGATGTGCAGCCAGATGCTCCGGACACGCCCATCGCTCTAACGCTCGCAGACAAATCAGCACTGGCATTTACGGGGGGCGAGATAACAAGCCTCAATGGATCGGCCGCGACGAGTTTCAACGACCTGCCGCTGTCTGTCGATGCAACCTCCCTGCCGGTTGAGCTGGCAGGCCTCTCTGCGCAGGCAACCGAGACAGGCGTCACGATCGAATGGCAAACTCTCTCAGAAACTGGCAACGACCGCTTCGAGATTGAGCGCCGCATCCTCACTGACGCCCCATCCGTCAGCGAAGACGCAACAAACTCACGGAGCGCGTCCACGGACTGGGTGCAGGTCGGCACTGTGGGCGGAGCGGGCACGACGACAACGGCGCAGCGCTACGGGTTCGACGACACCTCCCTTCCGTACGATGCCACAACCCTCTCTTACCGACTGAAACAGGTGGACGTGGACGGCACGTCGGCATACTCTTCTGCGATTCAGGTCCGCCGTGCAGAGGCTACGTCGCTGAAGCTCCTCGGGACGTTCCCCAACCCTGCACAGGGGCAGGCCACCGCCCGGCTCAACGTCCCGGATGATGTTGCGAACGCCCGCCTCGTGCTGTACGATCTGCTCGGACGGCAGGTGCAAGCGCTGCCGATCTCAAGCGTGGGCCGACAGAAGGTGCAGCTTCGCACCAACGATCTTGCACCCGGCACCTACTTCCTTCGCCTCACCGGCAACGGCCAGGTCCGCACAAAGAGGCTGACGGTGGTTCGATAG
- a CDS encoding DoxX family protein: protein MDASLSTASSHAGYSRHPIVDGLFRGLFSLIFIVAGAGHLLDPESIALRLENAPMGYLATSLLPSTPMVIAAGVALLVGGLALLIGYRTRLSALLLMAVLVPITITVQIGAPTLGPLFKNIALFGGLLFFATNGGGAYSIDARQPRA, encoded by the coding sequence ATGGACGCCTCCCTTTCAACCGCCAGCTCGCACGCTGGTTATTCTCGCCATCCGATTGTCGACGGTCTATTTCGTGGCCTGTTCAGCCTGATCTTTATCGTTGCCGGGGCGGGTCACCTACTGGATCCCGAATCGATTGCCCTGCGCCTCGAAAATGCGCCGATGGGGTACCTGGCCACCTCTCTTCTGCCTTCGACCCCGATGGTTATCGCCGCAGGCGTCGCTCTGCTCGTCGGCGGACTGGCATTGCTCATCGGATACCGAACCCGGCTCTCCGCTCTGCTCCTCATGGCCGTCCTAGTCCCGATTACCATCACCGTTCAGATTGGCGCGCCGACGCTCGGACCGCTGTTTAAAAACATCGCCCTCTTCGGCGGACTCCTGTTCTTCGCGACAAATGGAGGCGGGGCTTACAGCATCGATGCGAGACAACCGCGTGCATAG
- a CDS encoding class I SAM-dependent methyltransferase, which translates to MGDSQDTTIRWYDARADTYAEATRSVDMSPVQDRFLTYVRGDGHILDVGCGSGRDARAFIEQGYTVTAMDASEKMARIAAEWIGQPVRHERIETFEPDQPFDGIWASASLLHLPEHILPDMLKRVAGWMAEEGVFYMSFKQGEGERMASGRRFTDMTQPKLQTLLKDHTPLTIREIWTSGDAGGRSIRWVSAIAQRAHPE; encoded by the coding sequence ATGGGCGACTCACAAGACACGACGATTCGTTGGTATGACGCCCGGGCAGACACCTATGCGGAGGCGACTCGCTCGGTCGACATGAGCCCGGTTCAGGACCGGTTTCTGACATATGTACGCGGCGACGGACACATCTTAGACGTCGGTTGCGGCTCCGGGCGGGACGCCCGAGCGTTCATCGAGCAGGGATATACCGTGACCGCCATGGACGCCTCCGAGAAGATGGCCCGCATCGCAGCGGAGTGGATCGGCCAACCCGTCCGGCACGAACGTATCGAGACGTTTGAGCCGGACCAGCCGTTCGATGGCATTTGGGCCTCGGCGTCGCTTTTACATCTCCCCGAGCACATTCTCCCGGACATGCTAAAACGAGTTGCAGGGTGGATGGCGGAGGAGGGAGTGTTCTACATGTCGTTTAAACAGGGCGAGGGGGAGCGCATGGCCAGCGGCCGACGATTCACGGATATGACCCAACCTAAGCTGCAGACGCTTCTTAAAGACCATACACCTCTTACGATTCGCGAGATCTGGACCTCCGGAGACGCGGGCGGACGAAGCATTCGGTGGGTCAGTGCAATCGCTCAGCGCGCCCACCCTGAGTAG
- a CDS encoding helix-turn-helix domain-containing protein: MTRVTKSGGRHDAVRRPHSSASDQEISKDAFSKVVDQKVQETLQRYPFLTDDSLWTAEQLANFLQVSMRTLSKLVASGDLKPVQTRPRRLFKKSQIDAFLRARVDPSGLR, translated from the coding sequence ATGACCCGCGTCACCAAAAGCGGCGGGCGGCATGATGCCGTCCGCCGTCCTCATTCATCAGCGTCCGATCAGGAAATCTCGAAAGACGCCTTCAGCAAGGTCGTTGACCAGAAGGTGCAGGAGACACTGCAGCGCTACCCGTTCCTCACCGACGATAGCCTGTGGACCGCCGAGCAGCTCGCCAACTTCCTCCAGGTTTCGATGCGCACGCTGTCGAAGCTCGTGGCATCCGGCGACCTGAAGCCCGTGCAGACACGCCCGCGGCGCCTCTTCAAGAAGAGCCAGATCGACGCTTTCCTTCGGGCCAGAGTAGATCCGTCGGGCCTTCGTTAA
- a CDS encoding DsrE family protein, producing the protein MMNPSINRAFYLIPMVVMALLMAPGQVQSQPATPEDAVHAPSELDDRASAPGVVFLVRTPQHIRAAIKTAGDLQASEALQGKPVEIVVCGKAVKHLGKDDAVAEAIRTAEASGPVSVFACGMSMANLGVERSDVMSEVRVVPNGLVHTLERQAVGYLSVDL; encoded by the coding sequence ATGATGAATCCCTCGATCAACCGAGCCTTCTATCTCATCCCGATGGTTGTCATGGCGCTGCTGATGGCGCCGGGCCAGGTTCAGTCGCAGCCGGCGACACCCGAAGACGCCGTTCATGCTCCGAGCGAGCTTGATGATCGTGCGTCCGCGCCGGGCGTCGTTTTTCTCGTGCGGACGCCGCAGCACATTCGCGCCGCCATCAAGACGGCGGGCGACCTGCAGGCGTCCGAGGCGCTCCAGGGCAAGCCCGTCGAAATCGTCGTGTGCGGGAAAGCGGTGAAGCACCTCGGGAAGGATGACGCTGTCGCAGAAGCCATTCGTACGGCCGAAGCAAGCGGCCCGGTGTCCGTCTTCGCCTGTGGAATGTCGATGGCCAACCTCGGCGTGGAGCGGAGCGACGTGATGTCGGAGGTCCGCGTCGTACCGAACGGCCTCGTCCACACCCTGGAGCGGCAGGCTGTCGGCTACCTGTCCGTCGACCTCTAA
- a CDS encoding YbjQ family protein, translating to MVTTEAVLPDRQVERRLGIVTAEVAIGLNLFKDVFTVARDIVGGRSETIQNAFSEAKETVLEEMQSEAHDLGANAIIAIDFKYSEISSGRSMLLMVGVGTAVRLRSVDANTTTNE from the coding sequence ATGGTTACTACCGAGGCCGTGCTCCCTGACCGTCAAGTTGAGCGTCGGCTCGGAATAGTGACTGCAGAGGTTGCCATCGGTCTGAACCTATTCAAAGATGTTTTTACTGTTGCTCGCGATATCGTAGGTGGGCGAAGTGAGACGATCCAAAATGCCTTCTCCGAAGCGAAGGAGACCGTTTTAGAGGAAATGCAGTCAGAAGCCCACGATTTGGGCGCAAATGCGATCATCGCGATTGATTTCAAATACAGCGAGATCTCCAGTGGTCGATCGATGCTTCTTATGGTTGGCGTGGGAACCGCGGTTCGGCTTCGTTCAGTCGACGCGAATACCACAACGAATGAGTAA
- a CDS encoding DUF3825 domain-containing protein → MSNTWPNDIHQLIFIPNVEGAFNDLAELAEDEVWHYVNEERQEDSEKSMPVLYNYVKYTYRRLAEEDKVVVADNGGSIVFNTGLVTESQEPIFCYSDQNRMQDVDVPWHFQGWIRKGDWKLNGFSTLPPMAHYYDDPASLVLDTRKEIRVNVEHIIRDNRDRFPEPYDSMSTFQLQTFLKGTIDNAIERAKRNYKAAVPQYHQGRIQILLPLCLSNPNAADLALVVEDKGAFYRASTCLPLDWAYNNARQLARPDRDWLKP, encoded by the coding sequence ATGAGTAACACATGGCCTAACGACATTCATCAACTCATTTTTATTCCGAACGTTGAAGGGGCTTTCAATGATCTAGCGGAATTGGCAGAGGATGAGGTTTGGCACTACGTCAATGAAGAGCGACAGGAGGATTCGGAAAAGTCTATGCCTGTGTTGTACAACTATGTTAAGTACACTTACAGAAGGCTTGCTGAGGAAGACAAAGTTGTTGTCGCAGATAATGGTGGCTCGATTGTATTCAACACAGGCTTAGTTACTGAAAGCCAAGAGCCTATCTTTTGCTACTCAGACCAGAACCGCATGCAGGACGTTGATGTGCCTTGGCACTTCCAAGGGTGGATAAGAAAAGGCGACTGGAAGCTGAACGGCTTCTCTACGCTTCCGCCAATGGCGCACTATTATGACGATCCGGCTTCTCTAGTGCTTGATACTCGGAAGGAAATCAGAGTCAACGTTGAGCACATCATTCGTGATAATAGAGATCGATTTCCTGAGCCTTACGACTCGATGAGCACTTTTCAGCTTCAGACGTTTCTGAAAGGGACAATAGATAACGCAATTGAAAGGGCGAAGCGGAACTACAAGGCAGCCGTTCCCCAGTACCACCAGGGTAGAATTCAGATCTTGCTGCCTCTCTGCTTGTCAAACCCTAACGCTGCAGACCTAGCTCTGGTAGTTGAAGACAAAGGTGCTTTCTATCGTGCATCGACTTGCCTTCCTCTGGATTGGGCCTACAACAACGCACGTCAACTGGCACGGCCAGATAGAGACTGGCTCAAGCCGTGA
- a CDS encoding tyrosine-type recombinase/integrase, with translation MSDLVPQLRSTLPPVLADASEQAGRRVIEFFTAEIRNKNTRKAYGRAVRQFFDWASARGLTLKAIEPVHVAAYVEEDDRSAATVKQHLSAISRLFDWLVTGQVIKDNPAAPVRPPKLVVESGKTPVLTAGETRELIDSVVEDASDVGQLRDRAIIGVMVYTFARVSAVARLDVGHYFQAGHRWMLHLQEKGGKRRDIPVHHKAGEYLDAYLAAAGLHGERDAPLFQSLKGRTGRLTGRRLQSDNILQMVKRRALDAGFDPDQVCCHTFRGTGITTYLENGGQLETAQHIAGHASATTTKLYDRRSQNVQQEEIERIRI, from the coding sequence ATGTCCGACCTCGTGCCACAGCTCCGCTCGACGTTGCCTCCTGTGCTTGCAGATGCCAGTGAGCAGGCCGGTCGTCGGGTGATCGAGTTCTTTACCGCGGAGATCCGCAACAAGAACACGAGGAAGGCCTACGGCCGGGCCGTGCGCCAATTCTTTGATTGGGCATCCGCTCGGGGCCTCACGCTCAAGGCCATCGAGCCCGTCCACGTCGCGGCGTACGTCGAGGAGGACGATCGCTCTGCGGCAACCGTCAAGCAGCACCTGTCGGCGATCAGCCGCCTCTTCGACTGGCTGGTGACCGGGCAGGTCATCAAAGACAACCCGGCTGCTCCCGTGCGCCCTCCGAAGCTGGTGGTGGAGTCGGGGAAGACGCCGGTGCTTACGGCGGGCGAGACGCGGGAGCTGATCGACTCGGTCGTGGAGGACGCCTCAGACGTAGGGCAGCTGCGCGATCGGGCCATCATCGGGGTGATGGTCTACACGTTCGCCCGCGTGTCTGCGGTGGCCCGTCTGGACGTCGGGCACTACTTCCAGGCCGGTCATCGCTGGATGCTTCACTTGCAGGAGAAAGGAGGAAAGCGGCGGGACATCCCCGTCCATCACAAGGCCGGCGAGTATCTGGACGCCTACCTTGCGGCCGCCGGTTTACACGGAGAGCGCGATGCACCTCTCTTTCAGTCGTTGAAGGGGCGCACCGGTCGACTGACCGGACGTCGACTGCAGTCTGACAACATCCTGCAGATGGTGAAGCGCAGGGCCCTGGACGCCGGGTTCGATCCCGACCAGGTCTGCTGCCATACGTTTCGTGGCACCGGCATCACGACGTACCTTGAGAATGGTGGGCAGCTTGAAACCGCCCAGCATATCGCAGGGCACGCGTCTGCGACGACCACGAAGCTCTATGATCGCCGGAGCCAGAACGTGCAGCAAGAGGAGATCGAGCGCATCCGAATCTAG
- a CDS encoding helix-turn-helix domain-containing protein: MEPHTQRESTLPVLPEAMESAIDRAVEERIQHVASQSPLPPLWTVKEVGKYLNVSKRTVEHLIADGEIAPIWIRGQRRFDRETIKAYAHAQVG, from the coding sequence GTGGAGCCTCATACGCAGCGTGAGAGCACGCTGCCCGTACTGCCCGAAGCGATGGAATCTGCAATCGACAGGGCCGTAGAGGAGCGCATTCAGCACGTAGCGAGCCAGTCGCCCTTGCCGCCCCTGTGGACGGTAAAGGAGGTAGGCAAGTACCTGAACGTCTCCAAGCGAACCGTCGAGCACTTGATCGCCGATGGCGAGATTGCCCCGATCTGGATCCGTGGCCAGCGCCGCTTCGATCGCGAGACGATCAAGGCCTACGCACACGCCCAGGTCGGGTAG
- a CDS encoding TolB family protein, which yields MPLQACGQTSAPPDIPEGAIAFKNDPDVGATSSSDEQDIFVLEPDSNRVWRLTNNSVPEFSLSWSPNGRRLLYLIDTKGSPSRIDGSQQGDRRIAVMDLQDLSVEYLDLFWARPEGPDIERDHPWIERVAWSPTDTSTFAAVVRIDRKREGAIVAKTSYSVILLNQSSRSVRTLAEPRLPPYRLFWSCDGTKLAYQDPRSREPRVFNTKTGEQISLPTSKTESSPDNPVGVHGWTPDGTQLLVGDRTSTSTFPVYGAHLSNKSWRQLANLDGDISDVQSVSAEHGASGSSTALAILKPVGPDGYDDIWMYNTQRESYHPITNDRGRKGEITPYIAPCGSRLR from the coding sequence TTGCCGCTTCAGGCCTGCGGGCAAACGTCCGCCCCTCCGGATATTCCCGAGGGAGCTATCGCATTCAAGAATGACCCCGACGTAGGTGCTACGTCCAGTTCCGATGAACAGGATATCTTCGTCCTCGAACCGGATTCGAACCGTGTCTGGCGGTTGACGAACAACAGCGTGCCCGAGTTTTCACTGAGCTGGTCGCCGAACGGGCGCCGCCTCCTCTATTTGATCGATACGAAGGGTTCGCCGAGCCGTATCGATGGCAGTCAGCAAGGGGATCGTCGCATTGCCGTCATGGATCTTCAAGACCTCTCCGTAGAATACCTCGACCTTTTCTGGGCGCGTCCGGAGGGGCCTGACATAGAGCGCGACCATCCCTGGATTGAGCGGGTTGCCTGGTCGCCAACGGACACGTCGACGTTTGCTGCCGTCGTACGGATTGACCGCAAGCGCGAAGGGGCCATTGTCGCGAAGACATCGTACTCCGTGATCCTGCTCAACCAGTCCTCACGATCGGTACGAACGCTCGCGGAGCCCAGACTTCCTCCGTACCGGCTATTCTGGTCGTGCGATGGGACGAAGCTTGCATACCAGGATCCCCGGTCTCGAGAACCACGGGTGTTCAACACGAAGACCGGCGAACAAATATCTCTACCGACGTCGAAAACGGAATCCAGCCCCGATAACCCCGTCGGAGTGCATGGTTGGACGCCTGATGGGACGCAACTGCTCGTTGGCGACCGAACGTCCACATCAACGTTTCCCGTGTATGGTGCCCACCTGTCTAACAAGAGCTGGAGGCAACTGGCGAACCTGGACGGTGACATTAGCGACGTGCAGTCTGTTTCTGCCGAACACGGCGCCAGTGGATCCTCCACGGCCCTGGCCATACTGAAGCCCGTTGGCCCGGACGGCTACGACGACATATGGATGTATAATACGCAGCGCGAGAGTTACCACCCAATCACGAACGACAGGGGGAGGAAGGGCGAAATCACACCGTACATTGCTCCCTGCGGATCCAGGCTGAGGTAG